In one window of Streptomyces griseus subsp. griseus DNA:
- a CDS encoding PadR family transcriptional regulator, with protein sequence MPPVFAHGRLRLYLLKLLDEAPRHGYEVIRLLEERFQGLYAPSAGTVYPRLAKLEAEGLVTHATEGGRKVYSITDAGRAELAGRSGELADLELEIRDSLSELAAEIRADVRGAAGRLRSDMRAAASESRQGAGPGGAKNGSKDKPSASPFGEFGDFGNLGDFGDSEAWRNAKEELRRAKQEWKEQARRAKDESRRAREEAQQARRQAKEAQDRAREQVRDAARQVQEHFARGDWPSGVREGLAEITGQLGGFARAGGWSSFGKPGPYDAEDTASGPATEARDASSDWGKDLPVTDDPARDLDRLLDRFRDTVRDAARDHGVTGDQLSEARRHLGTAAERIEALLTPEPDDKG encoded by the coding sequence ATGCCCCCCGTATTCGCCCACGGCCGACTGCGCCTGTATCTGCTCAAGCTCCTGGACGAGGCCCCGCGCCACGGCTACGAGGTGATCCGCCTCCTGGAGGAGCGCTTCCAGGGCCTGTACGCCCCCTCCGCGGGCACCGTCTACCCCCGGCTGGCCAAGCTGGAGGCCGAGGGCCTGGTCACCCACGCCACCGAGGGCGGCCGCAAGGTCTACTCGATCACCGACGCCGGACGCGCCGAGCTGGCGGGCCGCAGCGGCGAACTGGCCGACCTGGAGCTGGAGATCCGCGACTCCCTCTCCGAACTGGCCGCCGAGATACGCGCCGACGTGCGCGGCGCGGCGGGCCGGCTCCGCAGCGACATGCGGGCGGCGGCCTCCGAGTCCCGGCAGGGCGCGGGACCGGGCGGCGCGAAGAACGGCTCCAAGGACAAGCCGTCGGCCTCGCCCTTCGGGGAGTTCGGGGACTTCGGCAACCTGGGCGACTTCGGCGACAGCGAGGCGTGGCGCAACGCCAAGGAGGAGCTGCGCCGGGCCAAGCAGGAGTGGAAGGAGCAGGCACGGCGGGCGAAGGACGAGTCCCGGCGCGCCCGCGAGGAGGCCCAGCAGGCCCGCCGCCAGGCCAAGGAGGCCCAGGACAGGGCGCGCGAGCAGGTGCGGGACGCCGCCCGCCAGGTGCAGGAGCACTTCGCCCGGGGTGACTGGCCCTCCGGCGTACGGGAGGGGCTGGCCGAGATCACGGGCCAGCTCGGCGGCTTCGCGCGGGCGGGTGGCTGGTCCTCGTTCGGCAAGCCCGGACCGTACGACGCCGAGGACACGGCGAGCGGCCCGGCGACCGAGGCCCGGGATGCCTCCTCGGACTGGGGCAAGGACCTCCCGGTCACGGACGACCCGGCCCGCGACCTGGACCGCCTGCTGGACCGGTTCCGCGACACCGTCCGGGACGCGGCCCGCGACCACGGAGTGACGGGCGACCAGCTGTCCGAGGCCCGCCGCCACTTGGGCACGGCGGCGGAACGGATCGAGGCACTGCTGACACCGGAGCCCGACGACAAGGGCTGA
- a CDS encoding amino acid ABC transporter permease, with protein MTESKKTGPAGTPPAPAAGPEAIKAIPVRHYGRYVSAVIAFGLLASIIYAFSQGQINWGAIPDYFFDDRIIRGVGQTLLLTVLSMAIGIGGGILLAVMRLSKNPVTSSIAWSYIWFFRGTPVLVQLFVWFNLGLVFEYINLGPIYKDEWSSFMTPLLTALLGLGLNEAAYMAEICRAGLLSVDEGQTEASHALGMSHSKTLRRVVIPQAMRVIVPPTGNEVINMLKTTSLVAAVQFTELFRYAQDIGQNSGAPVEMYFLAAAWYLIMTSILSVGQYYLERHYARGSSRSLPQTPAQKIRANLLSLGRPKGGMA; from the coding sequence GTGACTGAATCGAAGAAGACGGGCCCCGCCGGGACGCCACCCGCCCCGGCGGCCGGGCCCGAGGCGATCAAGGCCATCCCTGTTCGCCACTACGGACGCTACGTGTCGGCGGTCATCGCCTTCGGCCTGCTGGCCTCCATCATCTACGCGTTCTCCCAGGGGCAGATCAACTGGGGCGCCATCCCGGACTACTTCTTCGACGACCGGATCATCCGGGGTGTCGGCCAGACCCTGCTGCTGACCGTCCTCTCGATGGCGATCGGTATCGGCGGCGGCATCCTGCTCGCGGTGATGCGGCTGTCGAAGAACCCGGTGACCTCGTCCATCGCCTGGTCGTACATCTGGTTCTTCCGGGGCACACCGGTCCTGGTCCAGCTGTTCGTCTGGTTCAACCTGGGCCTGGTCTTCGAGTACATCAACCTCGGGCCGATCTACAAGGACGAGTGGTCGTCCTTCATGACCCCGCTGCTGACCGCCCTCCTCGGGCTCGGCCTCAACGAGGCCGCGTACATGGCGGAGATCTGCCGGGCCGGTCTGCTCTCGGTCGACGAGGGCCAGACCGAAGCGTCGCACGCGCTGGGCATGAGCCACAGCAAGACGCTGCGCCGGGTGGTGATCCCGCAGGCGATGCGCGTGATCGTGCCCCCGACGGGCAACGAGGTCATCAACATGCTCAAGACGACCTCACTGGTGGCCGCCGTCCAGTTCACGGAGCTCTTCCGGTACGCCCAGGACATCGGGCAGAACTCCGGCGCCCCCGTGGAGATGTACTTCCTCGCGGCAGCCTGGTACCTGATCATGACCTCGATCCTGAGCGTCGGCCAGTACTACCTGGAGCGCCACTACGCCCGCGGGTCCAGCCGGAGCCTGCCGCAGACACCGGCCCAGAAGATCAGGGCCAACCTGCTGTCCCTGGGCCGTCCCAAGGGAGGCATGGCATGA
- a CDS encoding class I SAM-dependent methyltransferase → MTETGTSTDWQSWQESWDRQQEWYMPDREERFRVMLDMVEAVVGPAPRVLDLACGTGSITDRLLKRFPDATSTGVDLDPALLAIARGTFEGDDRVTFVTADLKDPDWTSRLPRTSYDAVLTATALHWFHSEPLAVLYGQLGGLVRDGGVFMNADRTIDPDTPRINAAEGAHRHAAMDRAKAAGALDWAEWWAVAAKDPVLAGPTAERFAIYGEHADGDMPSAAWHTRTLLAAGFGEARTVWASPSDSLILAVK, encoded by the coding sequence GTGACGGAGACGGGGACGAGCACCGACTGGCAGTCCTGGCAGGAGAGCTGGGACCGCCAGCAGGAGTGGTACATGCCCGATCGCGAGGAGCGGTTCCGGGTGATGCTGGACATGGTCGAGGCGGTCGTCGGCCCCGCGCCCCGGGTCCTGGACCTCGCGTGCGGTACGGGAAGTATTACGGACCGGCTCCTCAAGCGGTTCCCGGACGCCACGAGCACCGGCGTCGACCTCGACCCCGCGCTCCTGGCCATAGCCCGCGGCACCTTCGAGGGCGACGACCGGGTCACCTTCGTCACCGCCGACCTCAAGGACCCGGACTGGACCAGCCGGCTGCCCCGCACCTCGTACGACGCCGTCCTCACGGCCACCGCCCTGCACTGGTTCCACAGCGAGCCGCTGGCCGTGCTGTACGGGCAGCTCGGCGGCCTCGTCCGGGACGGTGGCGTCTTCATGAACGCCGACCGCACCATCGACCCGGACACCCCCCGCATCAACGCCGCCGAAGGCGCCCACCGGCACGCCGCCATGGACCGCGCCAAGGCCGCGGGCGCCCTGGACTGGGCCGAGTGGTGGGCCGTCGCCGCCAAGGACCCGGTCCTCGCCGGACCCACCGCAGAACGGTTCGCGATCTACGGCGAACACGCGGACGGTGACATGCCCTCCGCCGCCTGGCACACCCGCACCCTGCTCGCCGCCGGCTTCGGCGAGGCCCGCACGGTCTGGGCGTCGCCCTCGGACAGCCTGATCCTCGCCGTGAAGTAG
- a CDS encoding sigma factor-like helix-turn-helix DNA-binding protein, whose product MTEATDLAARAGDRDPRVGLRAVAALRRLLEQLEAVQVRSARIQGWSWQEIAAELGVSRQAVHKKYGRR is encoded by the coding sequence ATGACCGAAGCAACGGATCTGGCCGCACGTGCCGGTGACCGCGACCCGCGTGTCGGGCTGCGGGCGGTGGCAGCGCTGCGGCGGCTGCTGGAGCAGCTCGAAGCCGTACAGGTACGCAGTGCCCGCATCCAGGGATGGTCGTGGCAGGAGATCGCCGCCGAGCTGGGCGTCAGCCGGCAGGCCGTGCACAAGAAGTACGGGAGGCGTTGA
- a CDS encoding DUF4097 family beta strand repeat-containing protein, translating into MAVSKRTVAEPQKLTFDAPVTALHVRVAGGAVNVVGTDEPDARLEVSAIEGPPLLVTHEDGRLTVAYEDLPWQDLLRWLDPHGRRRSAVVSLVVPATASVEVGVVGAGAVVSGINGRTDVRGITGDITLVGLTGAVRGDSVSGSLEAQSVTGDLRFHSVAGDLTVVDGAGASVRAESVSGDMVLDVDPSGKPTDIRLTTVSGEIAIRLPHPADARVEANTASGAVSNAFEDLRVGGQWGAKKITGTLGAGTGTLKATTVSGSIALLRRPPAEDEAYGAEPTGKVL; encoded by the coding sequence ATGGCTGTGTCGAAGCGGACCGTCGCCGAGCCGCAGAAGCTCACCTTCGACGCCCCGGTGACCGCGCTCCACGTACGCGTCGCCGGCGGCGCGGTCAACGTGGTCGGGACCGACGAGCCGGACGCCCGGCTGGAGGTCTCCGCCATCGAGGGACCGCCGCTCCTCGTCACCCACGAGGACGGCCGGCTGACGGTGGCGTACGAGGATCTCCCCTGGCAGGACCTCCTGCGCTGGCTGGACCCCCACGGGCGGCGCCGCAGCGCGGTGGTCTCGCTCGTCGTGCCCGCCACCGCCTCGGTGGAGGTCGGCGTGGTCGGCGCCGGGGCCGTCGTCTCCGGGATCAACGGCCGCACCGACGTACGCGGCATCACCGGGGACATCACCCTCGTCGGCCTGACCGGCGCGGTCCGCGGCGACTCCGTCTCGGGCAGCCTGGAGGCCCAGAGCGTCACCGGGGACCTCCGCTTCCACTCCGTGGCCGGTGACCTGACGGTGGTGGACGGGGCGGGCGCCTCGGTCCGGGCCGAGTCGGTCAGCGGTGACATGGTGCTGGACGTCGACCCGTCGGGGAAGCCCACCGACATCCGGCTGACCACGGTCTCCGGCGAGATCGCGATCCGGCTGCCGCACCCGGCGGACGCCCGGGTCGAGGCCAACACCGCGAGCGGGGCCGTCTCCAACGCCTTCGAGGACCTGCGGGTCGGCGGGCAGTGGGGCGCGAAGAAGATCACCGGCACGCTCGGCGCCGGGACGGGGACCCTGAAGGCGACGACCGTGTCCGGTTCGATCGCCCTGCTGCGCAGGCCCCCCGCCGAGGACGAGGCGTACGGTGCCGAGCCGACCGGAAAGGTTCTCTGA
- a CDS encoding zinc-binding dehydrogenase translates to MFAAYAARIDPDRPLDGLELGERPAPQARAGWSTVTVRAASLNHHDLWSLRGVGLAEDRLPMILGCDAAGVDEDGNEVVLHSVIGQSGHGVGPKEPRSILTERYQGTFAEQVAVPTWNVLPKPKELSFEEAACLPTAWLTAYRMLFTNAGVRPGDSVLVQGAGGGVATAAIVLGKAAGLRVFATSRDETRRKRAVELGALEAYEPGARLPQRVDAVIETVGAATWSHSVKSLRPGGTLVISGATSGDRPSHAELTRIFFLELKVVGSTMGTKDELEDLLAFCATTGVRPVIDEVLPLDRAREGFQRLADGEQFGKIVLRPTA, encoded by the coding sequence ATGTTCGCCGCCTACGCAGCCCGTATCGATCCCGACCGGCCCCTCGACGGACTTGAGCTGGGTGAGCGCCCCGCCCCGCAGGCGCGTGCCGGGTGGAGCACCGTCACCGTCCGGGCCGCCTCCCTCAACCACCACGACCTCTGGTCGCTGCGGGGCGTGGGCCTCGCCGAGGACCGGCTTCCGATGATCCTGGGCTGCGACGCGGCCGGTGTCGACGAGGACGGCAACGAGGTCGTCCTGCACTCCGTCATCGGCCAGTCCGGGCACGGCGTCGGGCCGAAGGAGCCGCGCTCCATCCTCACCGAGCGCTACCAGGGCACCTTCGCCGAGCAGGTCGCCGTGCCCACCTGGAACGTGCTGCCCAAGCCGAAGGAGCTCTCCTTCGAGGAGGCCGCCTGCCTGCCGACCGCCTGGCTCACCGCGTACCGGATGCTCTTCACCAACGCCGGTGTCCGGCCCGGCGATTCGGTGCTCGTCCAGGGCGCGGGCGGCGGGGTCGCCACCGCCGCGATCGTGCTCGGGAAGGCCGCCGGCCTCCGGGTCTTCGCCACCAGCCGCGACGAGACCCGGCGCAAGCGGGCCGTGGAGCTGGGCGCACTGGAGGCGTACGAGCCCGGGGCGCGGCTTCCGCAGCGGGTGGACGCCGTCATCGAGACCGTCGGCGCCGCCACCTGGTCCCACTCCGTGAAGTCGCTGCGCCCCGGCGGCACTCTCGTCATCTCCGGGGCCACCAGCGGTGACCGGCCCTCGCACGCCGAGCTGACCCGGATCTTCTTCCTGGAGCTGAAGGTCGTCGGCTCCACCATGGGGACCAAGGACGAGCTGGAGGACCTGCTGGCCTTCTGCGCGACCACCGGCGTACGGCCGGTCATCGACGAGGTGCTGCCGCTGGACCGGGCCCGTGAGGGGTTCCAGCGGCTGGCCGACGGCGAGCAGTTCGGGAAGATCGTGCTCCGGCCGACCGCGTAG
- a CDS encoding Clp protease N-terminal domain-containing protein, producing MFERFTQGARVTVKGAVAQAERVGAGSVSEEHLLLALLEQEGGRASFALAALGLSGRRSFLGASFAEARRRGGLTKADTEALAEIGIDVDAVVGRVEGAHGEGALAAGRSGRRWWSGHRPFTPGAKGVLEKSLRVALGRGDRFIGEEHLLLALTATPGTVADVLAEHGATYATVHRALYGPEAEGRGQGHAKAG from the coding sequence ATGTTCGAACGGTTCACCCAAGGGGCCCGCGTGACCGTAAAGGGAGCCGTGGCGCAGGCGGAGCGCGTCGGGGCCGGATCGGTCAGCGAGGAACACCTGCTCCTCGCGCTGCTGGAACAGGAGGGCGGCCGGGCCTCCTTCGCCCTCGCCGCCCTCGGGCTGAGCGGCCGCCGCTCCTTCCTCGGCGCCTCCTTCGCCGAGGCCCGCCGCCGGGGCGGGCTCACGAAGGCCGACACCGAGGCCCTCGCGGAGATCGGGATCGACGTCGACGCCGTCGTGGGCCGCGTGGAGGGGGCTCACGGCGAGGGCGCCCTCGCCGCCGGCCGGAGCGGCCGCCGGTGGTGGTCGGGGCACCGCCCCTTCACCCCGGGGGCGAAAGGCGTCCTGGAGAAGTCGCTGCGGGTCGCGCTGGGACGGGGCGACCGGTTCATCGGCGAGGAGCACCTGCTCCTGGCCCTCACGGCGACGCCCGGAACCGTCGCCGACGTCCTCGCCGAGCACGGGGCGACGTACGCGACCGTGCACCGAGCGCTGTACGGGCCCGAGGCCGAGGGGCGGGGGCAGGGGCACGCCAAGGCGGGGTGA
- a CDS encoding NADP-dependent malic enzyme — translation MAAEIVNPRSDSSTDSGFQRTSAADTGADEPFDPAFALHRGGKMAVQSTVPIRDKDDLSLAYTPGVAKVCSAIADNPELVHDYTWKSQVVAVVTDGTAVLGLGDIGPEASLPVMEGKAILFKQFGGVDAVPIALATTDADEIVDTVVRLAPSFGGVNLEDISAPRCFEIERKLQERLDIPVFHDDQHGTAVVTLAALRNAAKLSGRTLGDLRGVISGAGAAGVAIAKFLLEAGIGDVAVADRKGVVSRDRDDLTDVKRELAELTNRAGISGSLEKALAGADVFIGVSGGTVPEAAVASMAPGAYVFAMANPNPEVHPEIAHRYAAVVATGRSDFPNQINNVLAFPGIFAGALQVRASRITEGMKIAAANALADVVGDELAADYVIPSPFDERVAPAVTAAVAAAARAEGVARR, via the coding sequence ATGGCAGCGGAGATCGTCAATCCTCGCAGCGACAGCAGTACCGACAGTGGCTTCCAGCGCACGAGCGCGGCGGACACCGGGGCCGACGAGCCCTTCGATCCGGCCTTCGCCCTTCACCGGGGAGGGAAGATGGCCGTGCAGTCCACCGTCCCGATCCGGGACAAGGACGACCTTTCCCTGGCCTACACGCCCGGCGTGGCCAAAGTGTGCAGCGCCATTGCCGACAACCCCGAGCTCGTCCACGACTACACCTGGAAGTCCCAGGTCGTGGCCGTCGTGACGGACGGCACCGCCGTGCTCGGCCTCGGTGACATCGGGCCCGAGGCGTCCCTCCCCGTGATGGAGGGCAAGGCCATCCTCTTCAAGCAGTTCGGCGGCGTCGACGCGGTGCCGATCGCGCTGGCGACGACCGACGCGGACGAGATCGTCGACACCGTCGTCCGGCTCGCCCCCTCCTTCGGCGGGGTGAACCTGGAGGACATCTCGGCCCCCCGCTGCTTCGAGATCGAGCGCAAGCTCCAGGAGCGGCTGGACATCCCCGTCTTCCATGACGACCAGCACGGCACCGCCGTCGTCACCCTCGCCGCCCTGCGCAACGCGGCCAAGCTCTCCGGGCGCACGCTCGGTGACCTGCGCGGTGTCATCTCCGGCGCGGGCGCGGCGGGCGTGGCCATCGCCAAGTTCCTGCTGGAGGCGGGCATCGGCGATGTCGCCGTCGCCGACCGCAAGGGCGTCGTCAGCCGGGACCGGGACGACCTCACCGACGTCAAGCGCGAGCTGGCCGAGCTGACCAACCGGGCCGGGATCTCCGGTTCGCTGGAGAAGGCGCTGGCCGGTGCGGACGTGTTCATCGGTGTCTCCGGCGGTACGGTGCCGGAGGCTGCGGTGGCGTCGATGGCACCCGGTGCGTACGTCTTCGCCATGGCCAACCCGAACCCGGAGGTCCACCCCGAGATCGCGCACAGGTACGCGGCCGTGGTGGCGACCGGACGCTCCGACTTCCCGAACCAGATCAACAACGTGCTGGCGTTCCCGGGGATCTTCGCGGGGGCGCTCCAGGTGCGGGCCTCGCGGATCACGGAGGGGATGAAGATCGCGGCGGCCAACGCGTTGGCCGACGTGGTCGGCGATGAGCTGGCGGCGGACTATGTGATCCCTTCGCCGTTCGACGAGCGGGTCGCGCCTGCGGTGACCGCGGCGGTGGCCGCGGCGGCGCGGGCCGAGGGTGTGGCTCGGCGCTGA
- a CDS encoding amino acid ABC transporter ATP-binding protein: MTTTPMVKAEGVHKSFGAAHILKGIDLEVAPREVFCLIGPSGSGKSTFLRCINHLEKISAGRLSVDGELVGYRQKGDKLYELRDNEVALKRRDIGMVFQRFNLFPHMTAIENVMEAPVQVKGESKAVARARAEKLLDRVGLADKAKNYPSQLSGGQQQRVAIARALAMEPKLMLFDEPTSALDPELVGDVLDVMRGLAEDGMTMIVVTHEMGFAREVGDALVFMDDGVVVESGHPRDVLTNPQHDRTKSFLSKVL; this comes from the coding sequence ATGACGACGACCCCCATGGTGAAGGCCGAGGGCGTCCACAAGTCCTTCGGCGCCGCGCACATCCTCAAGGGCATCGACCTGGAGGTCGCCCCGCGTGAGGTGTTCTGTCTGATCGGCCCGTCCGGTTCCGGCAAGTCGACCTTCCTGCGGTGCATCAACCACCTGGAGAAGATCAGCGCCGGACGGCTCTCGGTCGACGGCGAACTGGTCGGCTACCGGCAGAAGGGCGACAAGCTCTACGAGCTGAGGGACAACGAGGTCGCACTCAAGCGCCGCGACATCGGCATGGTCTTCCAGCGCTTCAACCTGTTCCCGCACATGACGGCGATCGAGAACGTCATGGAAGCCCCGGTCCAGGTCAAGGGCGAGTCCAAGGCCGTGGCCAGGGCCCGCGCCGAGAAGCTGCTGGACCGGGTGGGCCTCGCCGACAAGGCGAAGAACTACCCCTCCCAGCTCTCCGGCGGCCAGCAGCAGCGGGTGGCCATCGCCCGCGCGCTGGCGATGGAGCCGAAGCTGATGCTCTTCGACGAGCCGACCTCCGCTCTCGACCCGGAGCTGGTGGGCGACGTCCTGGACGTCATGCGCGGACTGGCCGAGGACGGGATGACGATGATCGTCGTCACCCACGAGATGGGCTTCGCCCGCGAGGTCGGTGACGCGCTGGTCTTCATGGACGACGGCGTGGTGGTCGAGTCCGGCCACCCGCGCGACGTGCTGACCAACCCCCAGCACGACCGGACGAAGTCGTTCCTGTCGAAGGTGCTGTAG
- a CDS encoding glycoside hydrolase family 5 protein yields MRMSRALIAVVVASVLAAGALAPAASAHPASTRAADPTAYERSIPPLTDSRGRTLTLRGWNVEDKVGRGEAALGAITERHFRDLRANGFNFARLLVFWDDLEPRRGQYSERYLRKIERILGWAHQHRIQVLIDAHQDVFGPAFGHRGIPEWATRTDGLPFTPNPDDWFSEYFQPAVQRAFTHLYEDPDLRRAQAAMWQVLAERFRGHPAVIGYDLINEPMGELREGEDLAAAARRIEARHLTPMYNRLARAIRAKDRATWLFVEPTPIVGEGVPTGLGRIHDGRTVYAPHFYNTAMEAGADYDPSAGWIEAYEAAVTAYPARYRMPVVVGEWGPLNNSLPAMGRFYREALASLNRYSSGWAGYVWCYGGGYCAVDERGRFRTNKERTATLYAPAVAGAVRSDTYDAADRAYRLAYRAAARPGITELSLPPSVRGWRVSVTGRAARVLGKAPHGGRLAVLARPGAEVVVTVREAGPWGRTDRP; encoded by the coding sequence ATGCGCATGAGCAGAGCACTCATAGCAGTTGTCGTCGCGTCCGTACTGGCGGCGGGGGCCCTCGCTCCCGCCGCCTCGGCGCACCCCGCGTCCACCCGGGCCGCCGACCCGACGGCGTACGAACGTTCCATCCCGCCCCTCACCGACAGCCGGGGCCGCACTCTCACCCTGCGCGGCTGGAACGTCGAGGACAAGGTGGGCCGGGGCGAGGCCGCGCTCGGCGCCATCACGGAGCGCCACTTCCGCGACCTGCGGGCCAATGGCTTCAACTTCGCCCGGCTGCTGGTCTTCTGGGACGATCTGGAGCCCCGGCGCGGCCAGTACAGCGAGCGCTACCTCCGGAAGATCGAACGCATCCTCGGCTGGGCGCACCAGCACCGCATCCAGGTCCTCATCGACGCCCACCAGGACGTCTTCGGGCCCGCCTTCGGCCACCGGGGCATCCCGGAATGGGCCACCAGGACCGACGGGCTGCCGTTCACGCCCAACCCCGACGACTGGTTCTCCGAGTATTTCCAGCCCGCCGTCCAGCGGGCCTTCACCCATCTCTACGAGGACCCCGACCTGCGACGCGCCCAGGCCGCCATGTGGCAGGTCCTCGCCGAACGGTTCCGCGGCCACCCGGCCGTCATCGGCTACGACCTGATCAACGAGCCGATGGGGGAGCTGCGCGAGGGCGAGGATCTGGCGGCCGCCGCCCGCCGTATCGAGGCGCGGCACCTCACCCCGATGTACAACCGGCTCGCCCGGGCCATCCGCGCCAAGGACCGAGCCACCTGGCTCTTCGTCGAACCGACCCCCATCGTCGGCGAGGGCGTGCCCACCGGGCTCGGCCGGATCCATGACGGCCGGACCGTGTACGCCCCGCACTTCTACAACACCGCCATGGAGGCGGGCGCGGACTACGACCCGTCGGCCGGCTGGATCGAGGCGTACGAGGCCGCCGTCACCGCCTATCCGGCCCGGTACCGGATGCCCGTGGTCGTCGGGGAGTGGGGGCCGCTCAACAACTCCCTCCCCGCCATGGGCCGTTTCTACCGCGAGGCTCTCGCCTCCCTGAACCGCTACAGCTCCGGTTGGGCCGGGTACGTCTGGTGCTACGGCGGCGGCTACTGCGCGGTGGACGAGCGCGGCCGCTTCCGTACGAACAAGGAGCGGACGGCGACCCTGTACGCCCCCGCCGTCGCGGGTGCGGTCCGCTCCGACACGTACGACGCCGCCGACCGCGCCTACCGGCTCGCCTACCGGGCCGCCGCCCGTCCCGGGATCACGGAGCTGTCCCTGCCGCCCTCCGTCCGTGGCTGGCGTGTCTCCGTCACCGGGCGGGCCGCCCGTGTCCTCGGCAAGGCGCCGCACGGGGGGCGGTTGGCCGTGCTGGCGCGGCCGGGGGCGGAGGTGGTGGTGACCGTGCGGGAGGCTGGCCCGTGGGGACGAACTGACCGCCCCTGA
- a CDS encoding ABC transporter substrate-binding protein — translation MTASIMRKTAKSRIAAVGAIAVAGTLLLTACGDQTDKGNKPSDAAKASDAPLADLLPQAVKDKGVIRVGSDIAYPPVEFKDKSGKVVGIDPDLAAALGKQLGVTFDFQNGTFDTLITGLRSKRYDLAMSAMTDTKDRQEGVDSETKKKVGEGVDFVDYFTAGVSIYTKKGDDKGIKTWSDLCGKKIAVQRGTVSHDLAKAESKKCGSKGTIAIEQFDNDLEAQTRLRAGGADAGSSDFPVAAYAVKTSGGGNDFQLVGEQVEAAPYGIAVAKGNTELRDAVKAALDAIIKNGEYDKIIAKWGVEAGAVTEAKINGGS, via the coding sequence ATGACCGCAAGCATCATGCGTAAGACCGCCAAGTCCCGGATTGCGGCGGTCGGCGCCATCGCGGTCGCCGGCACCCTGCTGCTCACCGCCTGCGGCGACCAGACCGACAAGGGCAACAAGCCCTCCGACGCCGCCAAGGCCTCGGACGCCCCGCTCGCCGACCTGCTGCCCCAGGCCGTCAAGGACAAGGGCGTCATCCGGGTCGGTTCGGACATCGCCTACCCGCCGGTGGAGTTCAAGGACAAGTCCGGCAAGGTCGTCGGTATCGACCCCGACCTCGCCGCGGCCCTCGGCAAGCAGCTCGGCGTGACCTTCGATTTCCAGAACGGCACGTTCGACACGCTCATCACGGGCCTCCGCTCCAAGCGCTACGACCTGGCCATGTCGGCGATGACCGACACCAAGGACCGCCAGGAGGGTGTCGACTCCGAGACCAAGAAGAAGGTCGGCGAAGGCGTCGACTTCGTCGACTACTTCACCGCCGGTGTCTCGATCTACACCAAGAAGGGTGACGACAAGGGCATCAAGACCTGGTCGGACCTCTGCGGGAAGAAGATCGCCGTGCAGCGCGGCACCGTCTCCCACGACCTCGCCAAGGCCGAGAGCAAGAAGTGCGGCAGCAAGGGCACGATCGCCATCGAGCAGTTCGACAACGACCTGGAGGCCCAGACCCGGCTGCGCGCCGGCGGTGCCGACGCCGGCTCCTCCGACTTCCCGGTGGCCGCGTACGCGGTGAAGACCTCGGGCGGCGGCAACGACTTCCAGCTGGTCGGCGAGCAGGTCGAGGCGGCCCCGTACGGCATCGCCGTCGCCAAGGGCAACACCGAGCTGCGGGACGCGGTCAAGGCCGCGCTCGACGCGATCATCAAGAACGGCGAGTACGACAAGATCATCGCCAAGTGGGGTGTCGAGGCCGGCGCGGTCACCGAGGCCAAGATCAACGGCGGATCCTGA